From the genome of Gambusia affinis linkage group LG04, SWU_Gaff_1.0, whole genome shotgun sequence:
CTGAGGGAAATAAGACAGCTCTTGTGTTTGCATGTCTGCTGGGGCTTTGGAGGTAGAGGAAAGGCAGCTAGCTCTTCTGCTCTCCCCTCTCATCTCTTCACACTAATTAGGGAGAACTGGGTTTGAATTTTAGTGGGGACATGCATCCTCAGGCTGCTCTCAGGTAGGTGTGGGGAGTCATCATTCATCAAAGGCTTTTATGAAGATTCTGTTTTTGTGAGAAACATAATTATAGGTCATATTTTATTAGAACCAGACATCATGGTGGAATGCAGCGTGACcacttttctgtctctgtgtgttcgTGTAGGTGAATATTGTGCTGTGTGGTGGCAAGGCACCACAGGCAATGATAAGGAGGGGGCTTAAGCAGTCGGCTCTCTAGGCATAATCACAGCTCCCATTTCAAAGGCGAGAATGCCAATTAAAACTGATAGGGCTCAATATGGGCTTTGGGGCTGCCACTGTAAAGAGCAGCACAGGCAAAACGAAAATCTTTCACCTTTCTGTCTTCTGGTCAGGAGAAGTGGTTTGTTGGTGATCTGAAGGAAGATTCTGATAaaaaatgcaggttttattaGGACTTGCAACAAGGTAATGGTGAGGTAATCACAGAGTAAACAACATAAGACATTTAGACTCCCAAGTCATGATTAGTGTCCATAAATCATGCCTTGTAAAAAGATTAGCACCCCATAAACGTTtcaatattttatcacattacaatcacaaacctcTATATGTTACATTGCAATTTTTTATGATTCACCACccaaaaaatgacatcaaaacaGACATCTAAAAAGTGTGCCTTCCATGTGTCTAGTTTCACTGAGCAAATACTTATAATAATGATCAAATATTGCTGAAGACGCTAAATTAGATATTAGTTAAATTAGTAATTAGGTTATCTCTGTTATAGGCTTCTGTcggttttatttagaggtatcaCAGAAAAGGGGGATGAATATAATTTgtcaagcattttaaaattcctCATGATCtctctttcacttcacaattttcCATTACTTTGTTTCTCACCTAGAATCCTAATATATGCATATTAAAGGAAATGAACTGTAGAGGGTTATGAAGAGTCATCGCAACGATTCACGTATCATTTAGCAAAGTaattcttttagattttcacaAGCTCTTGACTTATATTTCACATCAGGCAGGGTAAACGTAAGTAGTCATCATTGCAACTGTGAAACAAACTAGCTGATTAAGACCGACTAATTTAATTGTGTGGGAAAAAATAAGTGAACGTTTATGAGTCCTcaataacataattattttgttatttgatCAGACAATCACAGGGACAAAACACAGATgatataaaacaatgttttatttatttattaggtcTTGTTGCTGCTTATCAGTGTTGCATAAGACTCAGGTTACACAAGCAGTCCTTATCACTGAAGCAATCGAGAATGGTAGATAGGTCACACTGTGCTGATGTGATTTATGATCATGCCCAATATTATGTGACGTGTGTATCTGGGTGCTTGGACAGATATGTGTGAAGTGTAACACTGTCTGACAAGCTGAtaacatattttctgtcatattgTTTTACATCATTAAGTAATAAAGATTGATTCTCCTTTGGTTGCCGTCAGAGAGCATTTTGCACAGTTGCCCTGTTGCTTCTGTGATGATTGTGTGTATGCGTGCGGTACAGTCCCCTTTTGgtagggtgtgtgtgtgtgtgtgtgtgtgctaaagacaagaaaatataGAAAGGAATAATGTTTTTATGGTAGCTCAGGCCTTCCCCCTCCACAGATCGGATTCAGGCTGCACCCAATCCTCTCCCATGATGCTCTGCAGGAGGAAATTTTGGAAATAGTCCAGGTAAATTCTAAGAAACAGAAAGGGGATATGATTATACATATATCTGTTATGCCAACATCCatagggaaaaaaatcacaaatgtgtTATAGATACATGTTCAAACTACAAATTATGAAGAGGTATGAAAATAGTTACTCCCTTTttgaaattagcaaacaccagctGTAAAATGGGATCTGTCATCCCAAAATGAAATCAGTGTAGATAACTATGATAACTATGAGGATGTAATTTGTGAAGTATTTAGAAGTGCCCTAAAAGGGACAAAAACTAACTACAAAGAGAGAAGTCAGTGTAACATTTATCATATATTTCTCCACAGCTGCTGCTACTATTacacataattataaaataagttGACCTCCTTAAGAAAACTTGCTTCTTGCCAAACAAATCGCCCACTTCTCCTTATGAAATTTACTGATCATTACTTGCAGTTTCTTTAAAGAGGATACACATTGCATGTATCATTAGTGATCTCATgctcatgcagaaaaaaaacttgttgcTGCTGTGGAATTTCAAAGGGCAGTCATTTCGGCGAAGTAATGGGTACAGCATGTAGGTCTGTGCAACCGTCCTTTCGAGGCAGATTTGCtcgtttgtttttgcatttctacCTCTgactgaggtttttttttattatttgtttttgctctgcttgttttatatatataatatttttgcaatctTAGCATTCCCAGGTATGTGGggtaaagtaaataaaaatatggactGAAGCAACAGGGATAACTGGAGCCCTGAGAAAACTGTGAAGcgaagaacatttaaaaaggaCATTTGGAGGAGATTCAAAAGGCTGGGACTGCAGCTGGAGTTAGTGCTTCAAGAGCCATTACACACAACAACTGTTGCTTTCCTTGTGTTAAGCCACTTCCGAAACCAAGATATTGGAAGCTTTTTAAGCAAAGGAGGACGGTTCGACTACACTTGCTGCAGAGAAAGAGTGGAGAAACTGACATGTTTTATGGcgatgctgatttcattttgcaGTACGGTTTGGCACCTCCTCACACTCCCAGAAGTGCCAATACTTTCTCTAATGGCCCTGGCATCAAGGTGTCTAGGGGAACCTTACACACCTTGGAGAGCATATGAagtgttttgcttatttatttattttttactgaataactgaaataaagtttttactttCGGTTTATGTTGTATACTGTGTCCttcttattatttaatttatttgtctattttctCTCATCAACGTCATGCACTTTAAATCTTATAAACACTCCCGTTTGAAGATACTTTCCTAGAAAAATATCAAAGTCAAGCTACTCTATTGAGTTGGCCTACTCACGCGTCGGGGTATAGGCCTTCCACTATGTCTTCTTTGGGGACCGGGTAGAGAGCGTCGTGTGTTCGATTCTCTCTTATGCCATGACTGGCATAGCAGTTCATCTTGTTGACATTGGGGGGGAAGTATGTCCATGGGATTAAAGCCTGACCCTGCCATGTGTCCCCTGTGATTGTGGGTGTGAACTCAATTGGCAGTAGTTGCTGGGGAATGAGATAATGAGGAAACTATGAAggattaacacaaaaacaagcagctgaCACACAACGATAATGTTAACTTACATAGTGAGGATATCCGTTTGCTTTTAAAACTATTAGGTGTTGTCCGTATCTATGAATTAATAACACAGGAGAGATATTGACTCTGTCTTCAATATGGAAAGTTAACAAAACGTTACATAAACTCTAACTTATGGGCAAAGCATCACCTCCAGGTAATTGTTTCTTGTGCTGTCCAGGAATATTGACCTCACAACtatgaaaataacaaaagcaaagaccttaattattaatcattattaAACTTAAATCTTAAAACCAACCTAATTGTTACAGAAATCAGCAATCAATTTTAAAGTGTGCTCAAAATCTGAGTATGTGCAATAGCTGGATTCCCATTTCAACATACTCAATGCCTACCTACATTTATTATGGTTCCCAATCTGTTAAGTGGCATTAATTAGGGCCAATGTAGGGGGTGCTCAGTAACCagaaatcacacttctttatggtCATTTAGAACAGACTGTTATCACTCAGGCTCATTATAAAGTTTAATTGCTTTGTATTGCCATAATAATGATAACGCTGTTACTATAATGGCCTCATAACATTGACAGGCCCCATGTCTCTCATATCTCATTAGAATATATGTGAAATTTTAAATCAGGTTAAACACTTAGTCTTCCAATTTATACTACTGCTCTACTCATGGCTTAGAATGACTAAGGTACAGTGGGGACTATTAAAGCTGTGCATGTTCTCACATGGAATCTATCAGGCTCCAAACACTTGCTTTGGAAAGTTTTTAAACttgtcttttaaattaattttatgttatgTGGAATTGGTAGGTCAGCAatgacttgtttgttttttgagaaCACATTGAGTTTAAAATGTAAGTTTGAATGTGGAGTGTAAAAGGACCATTATGCTGAATGAAGAAAGGGTTATCTTGTAAATGATAGAATTGGTGAAAGTACATCTAGTTATTGAACAGAAAGATTAAATGGATGCAGTCAGTAGTAATAATTCTAGAATTAGGTAAAACTGGTTAACCCCTGCAGCAAAGTCAATAAGATGCATTTTCTGcgttttaaaattcaaatttgaatATTGTATTTACATAAGTGACGTTATAAATTTATTCTCACTTTTTACACTCACTTTCTTGCTCGCAAATCTATTCATATGCTCTTAGGACAGTAGTAACATGCCAAACTGCGTGGGTCTCATACCTTCATAAATACTGAGCGAGAGGTCTGGAAGACCGGGTGCAGCTGGAGGATGAAAACCCTTAAAGAATGGACCAGACACTTCGATTTTCAACCCCGATTTCCCATCAGAGTAGGCCAACCTGATGGGTTCATGATCCACTGGATTGCTGTCCCAGGTGTGCTGGATTGCGAACTCCATTTTGCGGAAATGgctgaaaatacacaaattagTATGAATGAGAAATTGATGAATGGCAAGAAAACaaagtataataaaataatacttaCAGAGCTTCACAGCACAGCAGAATGTGGACCAGTGCTAAAAGTTGAAAAGTGACCGTCATGTTGTCCAGTCTTCTTACACACTACAGCATCCCTTAATTTCACTAAAGTATGTGTGCTGCTGCACTCCTTCAACTGTTTAAACAAGTTCTTATCAAAATGGGTCTAATGTTAATATGTTCCTGTTACTCAGAGTTCAGGGCATCCTGACGGGAAAGACTATGAAGCATTCTGTATGAGGTTGAGGTCAAAAGGTAATTAAGTTGTAATAAAAGTTGTAATGAAGATGATCTTCTTCAATCATCTTCTgattaaaactttcaaaaataactcaGACAGATGTTagaataaaaccttaaaaatttTCTTCACTAATATGTTCAATCATCAGTTtcaaattgatgttttataatatCAGTTTTATATTGACATTTTCATGGTATTTTCATCAAAAGGAAATTGATGAAAATGgcaattataaaacataataaagcttgttttataaatcatgttttataatGTTGCATGATAAACATGCATATGATCAAATTTGTagtgataaaaatataatacatagcaaagaattttaattaaaacagtgTATTGGACTACCCCAATATGCCATACCtgcaatttcaaaaataaacagttgttCTTATCCATCAATTATTCACACTTTTCTCACCacttattgttattaaaaatctaatttgccatctaattgaaaaataaatttgttttttcaaagtgtCCTTGCATGATAAACCTAGAAACTAATTAATGATGAAATGTATTTGTAGCCAGCTAAGTTTAGCTGTGATTGTGTTGTTGCTGAATTATGAAACCTTGGCATAAAACATGCTAAACGTCTCAAGAGGCTTCTTAATGATTTCTTAATCAATTTTACAGGTCTTATACAATGATTTAGTGAAAAGAGAATGCTTAAAATATTACTAATAGCTTCACATTTATCTGTGAGTAAAAAATGGTTGAATCTGAACAATTAAAAGCCTCAGATTGCTTCTCCGTTTTGACTTGTAGCATTTGTAATTACCTTAAATTATGCTATCATCGGTCATACTGAAGAGATCATATAGCTATGAAGTTGTTAAGATCAAATAAATACTGACTCTTTTACATcatttttgaagcattttaGTGTGGTTTCAGAGCTCTTACAGTTTCTAAAAGGACACTATTGATCACAATCTCACTTCAGTAGCATTGGAATATTAAAAAGTACCGAATTAGAGTGGTTTAGATCTCAGCAGATGACAGGTGCTGTTCTATAAACCTCTGTAATTCTGTTTCATCTGCCGCTCTTTCTTGTGGAGTTCCCCAGGATTTTATTCTCAGGCCGATATCATTCTCTATTTACATAATCTCCCTCAACACTTTATCCTGTGGGTATGAACATCATGCTCATCTCTAGATGAGTGCATGGACTCATATTCATTTTGCATCCAGCATTTTAAGACATTTCTTTTGTAGTAGGTaatgagttttatttcacaatagCTTAATTATTATGGTATGTTTTATGTCATGTTACCCAGACTTCTCTATACAAATTAGGAACTATAACACGGCCCGGGACTCATCAAAGAACCTTAAGCTTGAAGTGTTGATGAAAAGCTGATATTCAAAGAGTCAAAGTCAGAACAcagacttttcttcttcttttgccaTATTTTGTGTAGTTGAATATATTGTTAGAAGGGATAATAAGCATTAATGACAGTGAGATtagcttttatttctctttattaaGGTTAAATTTCACAAATTCATACAAAACTATCCAATgacaagagaaaaagagaaattagaCAATATATTgcactgtaattttatttatcatataAAAAGATATGACACCTTACATTCTTGTGACAATTGATTAAGAAAAAGCAAGAGGTAAACTAGACAAATTATCTAATCGCTCTGGCAAATATAAGTGTGCCTAATAGTGAAGTGTTTTAATTCGACATAttcctttttcttaattttctaaCTATTAATCTCGTACATTATTTGACAGGTgaatcaaaatatattaaacctTTGAAATACAGACCTGACACATATGTAAGCTGTGTATGATCATATTAATGTCTTCTctaaacagcagcagaaagaatCATTTGGACTTGCTGCACGGTATGTTaatacagcaaaacattttggctGCAGGTGCTGGATGTCAAaaattaacattcatggaaattGTAGGTCACACTATGCTCACGCAATTTGTGCTGAGGATGTCCAATATTACGCAATGTGTCTGGGTGCTTGCACGCGTGTGTGAAGTGCAACACGGCTTGACAAGCTgatggcattttttttctacaaaattgtTCTACatcaataaatgataaactatGATTGCTCTttggttgctgtttttgtttgcatttgatTTCGTTTAgcatttgtgtaaataaaagaaaaacagaaaggcaGCATTTCATAAACAGCTCAGGCCTTTCCCTTCCACAGATCCGATTCAGGCTGGACCCAATCTTCTCCCATAATGCTCTGCAAGCGGAAGTTTTGGAAATACTCCAGGCGATGGCTAAGAGACAGaaggttaaaaaatgtttgttaggcaaaaatatttatcaaccTTCACATAcacagtactttttaaaattgaaagtCAGGGACAAGTTTGAGAGAGCGTATTTATGTTCCTGGTTTATTGTTTAGCATTATTAATAAGCTACCAGATACTCATAAAACTAATAGCTGGAAACAATTCATTTTCCAGCTAGGAAACTGTTGCACAACTATTCCCCGAACGGTTGTAAAACAGAAttcaaagtctgaaaaaaaaaaataagcaaaggaGGATAACATTGAGGATGTTATCATAAATATTCTCCATGATATCTTTACGGTCCACAAAGAAGATAAAAGCCAGAGAAGTCAATTGAAATCATACAGTGTAGAACCATTTATAGTTATACAAGTTAGATCAAGAGCTGCCGCATAGTGATCGAAATAACTGAGAGGATGATAAATGGAAATGTTGGAGGCACTTTTTGGCTAAACTTCCCCTTCTTATCGAGTAATCCACAaggtttaaagagaaaaaaaaaccctcttaaGATTTACTCATCATGACATATCTAAAGAGTGACCTCTCTGTGCGTATTTTTAGTGTTCTTAAGCAGCTCAGAGATTACTGTTGAACTGATGTGGGAAAAGATAGTTGGCTTCTTTGACTGTGGTAGCAACTATTTTATCTCTGTCTGTACAAATATCTGTTTTATGTGAAATTCTGTCAGCAGTTTGGTTGAGGCAGCGATTAGTCTGGccataaattatatttttaatcatttgttttgCGTTTGTTCATTCCCTTGTTATCAAAGCTTGTTTTGCTAGGgttgtgatgtttttgtaattatgagatttaaaacagtttgtttgtaGTATAGTGAAAGCTGTATTTTTGCTGTACATTTAAAGCATAGTTCTGTCTTGTGGGTCAAGGTGTATGAGGTTGGTATTGTGTTGTTTTAGTCACATCGTTAGACATCGTTTCTTGgttttcaaatttgaaaaaatttcagaaagtgaTTTGTTCTTGTGAAAGTTTTCGCATACATTTCCAATGAGAAAAGTAAATACACTCTTGAGGAGAAAGTTTGTCATTCTAACTTTGGACTTTTAGCTATACAGATCTGACACATATGTTAGCCTGTACATTTTTACAGGCTGGAATGTATTAATGGCATAAATTGCatggtattttaaaaacaagattagGGAGCACAATTATGTTAAGCTCGACCGAAATTTGCCGCTAATCCTACAACCCACATGccttcaggaaaaaaagttaTGGGGAAAAAGATGGAGAAATTTTGCCACCACTACAAGAAGTTAATTTGTCTGACTCCGCGTGAGGCTTTCATACTGAAGAAGACTTCAACAGCTGTAAAACAAGGTGATGCCAACAGTCCCAACCTTAACCCCTATTGATAATTTGTGTATTATACACTATGATGTTGGGTTCATGCCATTAAAAACCCATTTTAGAATACCTTCAACAATTCTGCCATAAAGAGCAATCAAATGTCAAGCCACAAAAATGGCTTCTTGACAGAAGATTGTTGATGGCTGCAAAACTAAGTTAGTACTTGAAGTGAAACTTGATAAGGGACATTTAGTCAAATATAGATATGTAAGCATATATTTAAGAGTTTATGCATAACTTTAACCAGCttgtgaacacattttttttgaaaactgaagttttattGAAGTTGTATCATTATTTCACCCAGATAAAGAACATTTCAAGTAAATCATAAAAAGTCACTAATTAATATGATTTTCATGCCCTTGAGTGTATCTGGGACTGTATGCAACCATTTTGGAAAGATTTATCTGCGATATACTACACAAAGCAGCATACTCACAAGTTTGGCTGCTGGCCTTCCACTATGTCGGCTTTGGGGATGGGGTAGAGAGCCTCATATGTACGTGCCGCCCCGGAGCCATGAATAGCATAGGAGTTCATCTTGTCGACATTGGGAGGGAAGTATGTCCAGGGGATTACAGCCTCACCAGTCCATCTGTCCCCTGATTTTGTGGTAGTAAAAACGATTGGCAGTTGTTGCTGGAGTAGGAGGTAATTAGAATAACTTGTTACCTAACATTCATataaaatctcagaaaaaaagCAGGCAAAATACTCTTTTGACCTACATAAAACGCATTGCCGACTCCTGACAGAAGCAGTATAAGGTGTTGTCCATGTCTAAAGcggaaaacaaatgaaagctgTTAATGAACATGTCTCTTTGGCGACTGATGTAGGATTATAGAAGTGGAAAGAACAAAAGGCTTGCTTGGAACGTACGGGCAAAGCTCCACCTCCAGGTAATTTTGCTTTGTGCTGTCAAGGAAGAAGGACTCCACAACTAGCAATGTAacagaaagagaataaaatgagGATGAAACCTTAATATTTACAGTAAGAAATGCTTAAACGTTCTTAATAACCTTATCAGATGCTGTAGCATAGAACTAATGTAATGAAATAATAGCATTTTTCTTGGACTGTTACAACATAAAAGTACAAGTgaataaacacataaattatAGTATGAGTAACAGGCCCCCTGCTAACCTCGAAACATGCTCATTACCTACCTACACTTATAATGGTTTCCTATTTATTAGGAAACATTAATGAGGCCAAATATGGGGGCCtcattaaacagaaatctgacttCTTTAAGGTCAATTAGAAAAGATTGTTAATACTCAACCTCATTACAAAGTTTAATTGCAATGTATTACCATAATAATGATAATGGAGCCACAGTGTTCTCATAAACAAAGACCCTCCCCCAACCCCCACCTCTCAAAAATGATAGGAATAGATGTACATTATTAAATACAGCTTAAGTCAGCTTTGCCTACACTTATGTAGTGAATCTAGATGTGAACAATGACACAGCATTGGTTTGATGACTGGGGGAGATGGAGGACAAACAAGCTAACACCATCCTTGTGCAGAATTATGCAATCTTTTTCAAGAGGCTTATTAGATGTTCTCAATCAATCATGTGGggcattgaaatgttatttaatgtgTATAATTGCAACaatactataaaataaaatgttcacctTTACCAAGGAGTCAGCAGCTGTCACAAGCACTATAGGGGACACACCAAACATGCAGGGTACTGTGCTCTGCTAAGATCAAGAGTGAGAGTCCAGGCCTGCATGGAAAGCCCTATGTGTAGTGCAGTACTGGGACTGTATGCCACTCTGCACACACTGTCCCCACCATGAAGCATGGCGGTTGCAATATCATGCTTTAGAAGGGAAAGGGAAGCTGATCAGAGCTGTTAGGAAGACGGATGGAGCTAAACACAGGACAAGACAACAAAGGACGTGGAGTTTAGATTTACCTTCATAGACAATTTTCAAATcctgatgatttaaaaaaaaatcatttgatattatttaatttctaaaatgtgtaaaactgcTACATCTGGCAATACGTTTGGTATTTTTGCTATACTTGTCTATATGTAacttttttagaatttttttttttacaaaatatttattttaaagtggcaGGAAAACCACTGAATGTCTGAACAAAGGCAGTTACACAACACAGCccagtgaaaaaggaaaaatcctTCTTTTACCTTCGTAATTCCAGAGTTCAGGGAACGCGATTCCGGGTTCACCTGCAGGAGATTCTGGGTCATTGAAGAATGGACCAGACACTTCCATTCTCAGTCCTGATTTTCCATCAGAGAAGGAGATTCTGATGGGGTCATGGTCAACAGGGTTGCTGTCCCATGTGCGTTGGATCGCAAACTCCATTTTCCTAAAATGCCTGAAAGGAGGTAATTTAGTCAGAGAGGGAATGTGTTGCATGACTACAAAACACAGTTGCATAACTACTTACAAACTTTCACAGCATAGGAGAATGTTGACTACTGTTAAAAGTTGAAGTCGAAGTGAGAGCCTCATGTTGTCAAAAGGTTTTTCACTCAATGCTGAATCAATATGTTACACAGAAGTTCACCGTGTGTTTAGCTGTGCTCTCTGTTCAGTTATTTAAGCAGGCTCCTGGTCAATTCAATCTAACCTCTACTAAATGTTTGTTACTCAGTAACCAAACAGTGATTGACTTTCTGATAGAGAAATGTTTGAGATATAGGCTTACTTGATAAGGTTGTTGGAGGGCACAATTGCACTCAataatgaaaattttaaaacacaatccAGAAATTGTTCCAATAGCTCAACAAGCCTTATGTCAGCAGCCAAACTTCAATATTTGTTCTCCAGACGTCTCACGGTATTCCTTGTGAAGAGTGAATTTTAACCTTACGCTTTTAGGACTTGATGtgcaaaagacttaaaaaaaaaaacattatgtcacttggtgtaaaaaaaaaaaatactacaaattaaatgaaaatgaaacaaaaacacggTGTTTCCTGTGTGAATGAGCTGATCCTTCAAATTCTTTCAAAGAGGAACTATCATGCTTATGAGCGTTTTAAGACGGAAGGACTTCAGCAGCGCACAACTTAATCGCCATTGGTTGTTATTTGTTTACTTCAAAACGGACGGCGGAAACGCAAATTGGAGTAAAAACCCGATTTTTGttgtattatataaaataatacacacaTTGTGTTGGTAAAGTATAACAAAGTTACTTTCTCCACTTCCGATTTAGTTATTCAAACGTTAGTTTATCTCGCTAAGTTTAGCTGTGATTGCCTCGCTACTGTAGCTAGATTTCCAGAGGTAGCAACTGAAAAGTACCTCTCAGTCGGCTTGCTGTGTATTATCTTTTGTTCGTCAAACGTGTATTAACACGCAAGTTAAGATTGAAAAGTCCTCTTGCgtttatgtaattttatctAACAACACTACTTTGTTTACTTTTGCCTACATTCCTAGAACACAATGGATGCAGAAATTGAATTTTTGCGAGATCAAGGTAAGAGCAGGTGCAGGGCAGTTTTATTATTCACGActcttatttgttttgttccctttttgaaaaaacattttgtattccCCAAAATTACGAACAATGGAAATGTTGTGAACGTTAACTacgattaaaacatttttcctgtctGCAGTCCACAGGTTAAATTCTGCTCTTAGCCGCTATCAGCTGGGGGTCACATCGTCTCAGGTAATACTGTAAATCGAGCCTAGCTAAATGTAAAGTATATAACGTGATGATAGTATTCATAATTAACTCTTGTCAAATATATCTGCcttattttcaagttttcaaTTTGTGTTCA
Proteins encoded in this window:
- the LOC122829392 gene encoding UPF0462 protein C4orf33 homolog isoform X2, coding for MEFAIQRTWDSNPVDHDPIRISFSDGKSGLRMEVSGPFFNDPESPAGEPGIAFPELWNYEVVESFFLDSTKQNYLEVELCPHGQHLILLLSGVGNAFYQQLPIVFTTTKSGDRWTGEAVIPWTYFPPNVDKMNSYAIHGSGAARTYEALYPIPKADIVEGQQPNFHRLEYFQNFRLQSIMGEDWVQPESDLWKGKA
- the LOC122829392 gene encoding UPF0462 protein C4orf33 homolog isoform X1, with the translated sequence MRLSLRLQLLTVVNILLCCESLHFRKMEFAIQRTWDSNPVDHDPIRISFSDGKSGLRMEVSGPFFNDPESPAGEPGIAFPELWNYEVVESFFLDSTKQNYLEVELCPHGQHLILLLSGVGNAFYQQLPIVFTTTKSGDRWTGEAVIPWTYFPPNVDKMNSYAIHGSGAARTYEALYPIPKADIVEGQQPNFHRLEYFQNFRLQSIMGEDWVQPESDLWKGKA